GTTGGCAGAGCGTATACAGGAGCTTCGTTCGGTGCTGGCTTCGTTGCCGCAAATGGCCTTTACGGTCGGTATTGCCGGTAAAATCGAGTATGTCAATGAGCATTGGTACCTCTACTCCCGACACTCCGACGCCTTTCCCGAAACACATCCCGATGATTCTGACTGCCGAGATTGGCAGGAGCATTTTCAAAAAGGGATGGAATACACCCGGGAAGTACGTTTACTTGAATTGGCTACCGGTGAGTATAAATACCATTTTTTGCGTATTACCCCCATCCGGCAACAGGGTGAAATCATCCGTTGGGTGGGTACCTTTACCGACATACATCAGCAAAAGGTAGCGACGGAGCTGTTGGAACAAAAGGTAGAATTGCGAACCGGAGAGTTGCTCACCAAGAATGTAGAATTGGAACGCACCAATCACGAACTTCAGCAATTTGCATGGGTAGTATCTCATGATCTGAAAGAGCCGCTTCGTAAAATTCAGATACTTAATGATATGATCAAGGAAAAGTACCTGAAAGACAATGAGGCCGCTGCTTTGCTCGTTGACCGTTCCATCAATTCCTCGGCGAGGATGTCCAAACTCATTAATGATCTTTTGGAGTACTCGCAACTGTCGGTGTCAACAGCTTTTCAACCCACCGATCTGAATGAATTGCTTACCGAATTGCTGATGGACTTTGATGAAGTAATACGCGCCAAAAAAGCGACCGTTATTGTGGAAAAATTGCCTGTTTTGGACATTATACCCAGCCGAATTCGTCAGGTATTCCAGAATCTGATCAGTAATGCCCTAAAATTCTCCAAAGAAGACGTACCGCCCTTTATCCGGATCAGTGCCTGCTTTGTCGCCGAAAAATCCATTGATGCAGCGCCGTCAGCTTTGGGTAAATATTGTCGTATTGAATTGACAGACAACGGCATAGGGTTTGATGAGAAGTTTCTTGATCGCATCTTTATCATTTTTCAGCGGCTCAATGAGCGAACAAGCTATGAAGGGACCGGGATTGGGCTGGCCATTGCAAAAAAAAATATTGATAAGCACAACGGCCTTATTTCAGCCAAAAGTCGTTTGGACGAGGGGGCTGCCTTTATCATCGTATTGCCCGTAGTACAACCGGAAGGCTAGAGTCCGGGAATTTGCATTTTCTGTTCATATCATACCATTTCTGATAAAAAAATAAACGATTCGTTATGCCACTCCGTGCTGCTTCGGATTCTGTCATCCGCCAATTACAGATCGTTTTTTCGATTTCTGTATGTTTGCTCATGGTCAGTCTTTTTGCTTCTTTCTACAGTACCCAAAAATTGATCAGGAATTCTGAATTGGTCAATCACACCAATGAAGTATTGATCGAGGCAGAAAACATCATCTCCTTCATGAAAGATGCCGAGACCGGACAACGGGGTTTTTTAATCACCGAAGACCCTTCTTTTCTGGAACCATACAACGGTGCCTATGAAAAAATCGCCGCTGCCTATGACCGGATATCCGCTTTGACCTTGGATAATCCGGTACAGCAAAAGTACCTCAACGAAGTAAAAAAGCTGTATCAGGCTAAGTTTGATCAGATGCAGCGGGTGATTGACCTCGCCCCAAAAAACAGGGTGACCAATAATGATACGC
Above is a window of Runella slithyformis DSM 19594 DNA encoding:
- a CDS encoding response regulator, producing MILIVDDRPENILPLKKILELHQFSVDTAESGEEALKKVLNTGYSVIILDVQMPGMDGFEVANAIAGFSKARDTSIIFLSAVNKEKQFITKGYTSGGVDYLTKPVDVDILVLKVKTLHRLYEQQQELRVIQASLSKEVEVRKQAQEELAERIQELRSVLASLPQMAFTVGIAGKIEYVNEHWYLYSRHSDAFPETHPDDSDCRDWQEHFQKGMEYTREVRLLELATGEYKYHFLRITPIRQQGEIIRWVGTFTDIHQQKVATELLEQKVELRTGELLTKNVELERTNHELQQFAWVVSHDLKEPLRKIQILNDMIKEKYLKDNEAAALLVDRSINSSARMSKLINDLLEYSQLSVSTAFQPTDLNELLTELLMDFDEVIRAKKATVIVEKLPVLDIIPSRIRQVFQNLISNALKFSKEDVPPFIRISACFVAEKSIDAAPSALGKYCRIELTDNGIGFDEKFLDRIFIIFQRLNERTSYEGTGIGLAIAKKNIDKHNGLISAKSRLDEGAAFIIVLPVVQPEG